The Xenorhabdus doucetiae genome has a window encoding:
- the rsmD gene encoding 16S rRNA (guanine(966)-N(2))-methyltransferase gives MTKKPQRASLGQIRIIGGKWRGRKLPVPESTGLRPTTDRVRETLFNWLMPMIQGARCLDCFSGSGALGFEALSRYAGHATLIEYDRNVAKQLSANLAMLNAENANVIQGNALQYLNGVGTPFDVVFLDPPFRQGMLAETIHLLETHGWLAEESWIYVEAEAESAATEVPPNWQLHREKIAGQVAYRLYIRHP, from the coding sequence ATGACTAAAAAACCACAGCGCGCGTCTTTGGGGCAAATCCGCATTATTGGCGGAAAATGGCGCGGGAGAAAATTACCGGTGCCGGAGAGTACCGGCCTGCGCCCAACCACCGACCGCGTCCGCGAGACACTTTTTAACTGGCTGATGCCAATGATTCAGGGGGCGCGTTGCCTGGATTGTTTTTCCGGCAGTGGCGCCCTCGGATTTGAGGCTTTGTCACGTTATGCAGGTCACGCGACCTTAATTGAATACGATCGCAATGTGGCGAAACAACTCTCGGCTAACTTAGCCATGCTGAACGCTGAAAATGCCAATGTGATACAAGGTAATGCACTACAATACCTTAACGGCGTTGGAACACCGTTTGATGTGGTTTTCCTCGATCCGCCATTCCGTCAGGGAATGTTGGCTGAAACCATCCATTTATTGGAAACCCACGGTTGGCTGGCAGAAGAAAGCTGGATTTATGTTGAGGCAGAAGCAGAATCTGCTGCGACAGAAGTTCCGCCCAACTGGCAACTACATCGGGAAAAAATCGCCGGGCAAGTGGCTTACCGGTTATATATTCGTCACCCGTAG
- a CDS encoding DUF1145 family protein: protein MFIQLGRGIMILVWGIMIFNLFHPFPKPLRYFMDIAMVFTVIMHAFQLLLLKNSQPKDQKLSSFLQTKIFFFGVFELLAWQKKQQKEHQREKK from the coding sequence ATGTTTATTCAATTAGGTAGAGGGATCATGATCTTAGTGTGGGGGATTATGATCTTCAATTTGTTTCACCCATTCCCTAAACCATTAAGATATTTTATGGATATTGCGATGGTATTTACGGTCATTATGCATGCTTTTCAGTTGCTGCTGCTGAAAAACTCCCAGCCCAAAGATCAAAAGCTGTCGAGTTTTCTCCAGACCAAGATCTTCTTTTTCGGGGTCTTTGAATTATTGGCCTGGCAAAAAAAACAACAAAAAGAGCATCAACGAGAGAAAAAATAA